Proteins encoded by one window of Vigna radiata var. radiata cultivar VC1973A chromosome 5, Vradiata_ver6, whole genome shotgun sequence:
- the LOC106761318 gene encoding uncharacterized protein LOC106761318: MRASHIRTGSLPIQNLVFHGPPRCSLSRQTSLPGDKNHAKISTISMHYSHFNARKDAPQNGIKRASSEGAPENFGVRRNLNRTGSYSPPPIIPHEEQFFYDANLHKPSYLGILREDMESGGGDGDDHGDATVTGGNDGERMKIDAYYEEMLKSNPTDALLLRNYGKFLHEVEKDATRAEEYYGRAILANPSDGELLSLYGSLIWETQRDKARAKSYLDQAIHVAPNDCTVLGSYAHFMWEAEEEEEEEELNGGMTEKTGTEMIAVI, translated from the exons ATGAGAGCTTCTCACATCCGAACCGGGTCGCTGCCGATCCAGAACCTGGTTTTCCACGGTCCACCTCGATGTTCTCTCTCGCGCCAAACCTCTTTGCCCGGCGACAAGAACCACGCGAAAATTTCCACGATTTCAATGCACTATTCCCACTTCAACGCCCGCAAGGACGCACCTCAGAACGGGATCAAAAGAGCCTCATCGGAAGGTGCCCCCGAGAATTTCGGCGTTCGCCGTAATCTGAACCGCACCGGATCCTACTCGCCCCCGCCGATCATACCTCACGAAGAACAATTCTTCTACGACGCCAATTTACACAAGCCGAGCTACCTCGGGATCCTACGGGAGGATATGGAATCCGGAGGCGGCGACGGTGACGATCACGGCGATGCGACTGTCACAGGCGGAAACGATGGCGAGAGGATGAAAATAGATGCGTACTACGAAGAGATGTTGAAGTCGAACCCGACAGACGCGCTTCTGCTGAGGAACTACGGCAAATTCCTCCACGAG GTGGAGAAAGACGCGACGAGAGCAGAGGAATATTACGGAAGAGCGATTCTCGCGAACCCTAGCGATGGCGAATTGCTTTCGCTGTACGGATCGCTAATATGGGAAACGCAGCGAGACAAAGCGAGGGCCAAATCTTACTTGGACCAAGCCATTCATGTCGCTCCTAATGATTG CACTGTGCTGGGATCGTACGCGCACTTCATGTGGGAAgcagaggaggaggaggaggaagaggaactTAACGGAGGTATGACGGAGAAAACGGGGACGGAGATGATCGCTGTTATATAA
- the LOC106762003 gene encoding linoleate 9S-lipoxygenase — MLGGIFGGNKQKIKGTVVLMRKNVLDINSILNPASVIDNVFDFAGTLVDAVTAFATSISIQLISSTKADGQGKGKVGTTTKLRGQISLPTLGASEEAYDVNFEWDSDFGIPGAFYIKNFMQNEFYLKSLTLEDIPNHGTIHFICNSWVYNNTKYKTPRIFFANNTYLPSETPAPLVKYREEELKVVRGDGTGERKEWDRIYDYDVYNDLGNPDKSEAYARPVLGGSTLPYPRRGRTGRPKTKKDPNSEKPSDFVYLPRDEAFGHLKSSDFLAYALKSVSQDVLPVLTDAFDGNILSLEFDNFAEVRKLYEGGVTLPTNFLSKYAPIPIVKELFRSDGEQFLKYPPPKVMQVDKSAWMTDEEFARETIAGVNPNVIKILKEFPPSSKLDTQAFGDHTSIIKKEHLEPQLGGLTVEQAIENNKLFILDHHDYLIPYLRKINSSTTKTYATRTIFFLKEDGTLTPLAIELSKPHGQGDEFGPISEVYVPAYEGVEAYIWLLAKAYVVINDSCYHQIISHWLSTHAVVEPFVIATNRQLSVVHPVYKLLFPHYRDTMNINSLARKSLVNADGIIEKTFLWSRYSLEMSAVIYKDWSFVDQALPNDLLKRGVAVKDASAPHGVKLLIEDYPYASDGLEIWAAIKSWVEEYVAFYYKSDEVLQKDPELQAWWKELVQVGHGDLKDKPWWPKLQTRGELVDVSTTLIWISSALHAAVNFGQYPYGGLILNRPTISRRFMPEKGSAEYEALAKNPEKEFLRTITGKKETLIDLTVIEILSRHASDEFYLGERDGGDFWTSDAGPLEAFKRFGKKLAEIEQKLVQKNNDETLRNRTGPAKMPYTLLFPSSEEGLTFRGIPNSISI; from the exons atgttgggAGGAATTTTCGGAGGAAACAAGCAGAAGATAAAGGGCACTGTGGTGCTTATGCGAAAGAATGTTTTGGACATCAACAGCATCCTCAACCCTGCCAGCGTCATCGACAACGTCTTCGATTTCGCCGGCACTCTTGTCGACGCCGTCACTGCTTTCGCCACCTCCATCTCCATCCAGCTCATCAGTTCCACCAAGGCTGATG GACAAGGGAAAGGAAAAGTTGGAACAACTACGAAGTTAAGAGGACAGATATCATTGCCAACGTTGGGAGCGAGTGAAGAAGCATACGATGTTAATTTTGAATGGGACAGTGACTTCGGAATTCCCGGCGCATTTTACATTAAGAATTTCATGCAAAATGAGTTCTACCTCAAATCTCTCACTCTCGAAGACATTCCTAACCACGGAACCATTCACTTCATCTGCAACTCCTGGGTTTACAATAATACTAAATACAAAACTCCTCGTATTTTCTTTGCCAACAAC ACGTATCTTCCTAGCGAGACACCAGCCCCACTTGTGAAGTACAGAGAAGAAGAATTGAAGGTTGTAAGAGGCGATGGAACTGGAGAACGAAAGGAATGGGATAGAATTTATGATTATGATGTCTACAATGACTTGGGCAACCCAGATAAAAGTGAAGCCTATGCTCGCCCTGTTCTTGGAGGTTCTACTTTGCCTTACCCTCGTAGAGGAAGAACTGGAAGACCCAAAACTAAAAAAG ATCCTAACAGTGAGAAGCCTAGCGACTTTGTTTACCTTCCAAGAGACGAAGCGTTTGGTCACTTGAAGTCATCCGATTTTCTCGCTTATGCATTGAAATCGGTATCCCAAGATGTGTTACCAGTCTTGACTGATGCATTCGATGGAAATATTCTGAGTCTTGAGTTTGATAATTTCGCTGAAGTGCGCAAGCTTTATGAAGGTGGAGTTACATTGCCCACAAACTTTCTCAGCAAATACGCTCCCATACCAATTGTCAAGGAACTTTTTCGAAGTGATGGTGAACAGTTTCTCAAGTATCCACCACCTAAAGTCATGCAAG TGGATAAGTCTGCATGGAtgactgatgaagaatttgcAAGAGAAACCATTGCTGGAGTCAATCCTAATGTCATTAAGATTCTTAAG gAATTCCCACCAAGTAGCAAGCTAGACACTCAAGCCTTTGGTGACCATACCTCTATAATAAAGAAAGAGCATTTGGAGCCTCAATTAGGAGGGCTCACTGTTGAGCAG GCTATCGAGAACAATAAGTTGTTCATCTTAGATCACCATGACTATCTCATTCCATATTTGAGGAAAATAAATTCATCTACCACAAAGACTTATGCTACGAGAaccatatttttcttgaaagagGATGGAACACTGACACCATTGGCCATCGAGTTAAGTAAGCCACATGGTCAGGGTGACGAATTCGGTCCTATCAGTGAAGTCTATGTGCCTGCATACGAGGGAGTGGAAGCTTACATTTGGTTACTGGCAAAGGCTTATGTTGTTATCAATGACTCGTGCTACCATCAAATCATCAGCCATTG GCTAAGCACTCATGCAGTTGTTGAGCCTTTCGTCATAGCAACGAACAGGCAATTGAGTGTGGTTCACCCTGTTTACAAGCTCCTGTTTCCTCACTACCGTGATACCATGAACATCAATTCACTGGCCCGCAAGTCCTTGGTCAACGCAGATGGTATCATCGAGAAAACATTCTTGTGGAGTAGGTACTCTTTGGAAATGTCTGCTGTGATATACAAGGACTGGTCTTTCGTTGATCAAGCATTACCCAATGATCTTCTCAAGAG AGGAGTTGCAGTTAAAGATGCATCTGCTCCCCACGGTGTTAAGCTTTTGATTGAGGATTATCCTTATGCTTCTGATGGGCTGGAGATATGGGCAGCCATCAAGTCGTGGGTGGAAGAGTATGTGGCATTCTATTACAAGTCAGATGAGGTACTTCAAAAAGACCCTGAACTTCAAGCTTGGTGGAAAGAACTTGTTCAGGTGGGTCATGGTGATCTGAAAGATAAGCCATGGTGGCCAAAGTTGCAAACACGTGGAGAGTTGGTTGACGTCTCCACTACCCTCATTTGGATATCTTCAGCCCTTCATGCAGCTGTTAACTTCGGACAATATCCATACGGTGGTTTAATCCTGAACAGGCCAACCATTAGCAGAAGATTCATGCCTGAGAAAGGGTCTGCTGAATATGAGGCATTGGCTAAGAATCCAGAGAAGGAGTTTTTGAGAACTATTACTGGTAAGAAAGAGACCCTGATTGACCTTACAGTTATAGAGATATTGTCAAGGCATGCATCTGATGAGTTCTACCTTGGAGAGAGAGATGGTGGTGACTTTTGGACTTCAGATGCAGGGCCATTGGAGGCCTTTAAGAGGTTCGGAAAGAAGCTTGCTGAAATTGAACAAAAGCTTGTACAGAAAAACAATGATGAGACATTGAGAAACCGCACTGGACCTGCTAAAATGCCTTACACTCTTCTCTTTCCTTCCAGTGAGGAGGGATTGACCTTCAGAGGAATCCCCAATAGTATTTCTATCTAA
- the LOC106761928 gene encoding linoleate 9S-lipoxygenase-like, translating to MFGILGGKGHKIKGRLVIMRKNVLDINSLTSVKGVVGTGINIIGGVVDTVTAFASHISIQLISATKADGHGNGKVGKATNLRGQVSLPTLGAGEDAYDVEFDWDSDFGIPGAFYIKNFMQVEFYLKSLTLEDIPNNYGTIHFLCNSWVYNSKVYNTDRIFFANNTYVTSETPPLLVKYREEELKVVRGNGTGERKEWDRVYDYDVYNDLGDPDKGEAHARPVLGGSSTLPYPRRGRTERGKTKKDPNSEKPSDFVYLPRDEAFGHLKSSDFLTYGLKSVVQDVLPVLTDAFDGNVLSLEFDNFAEVRKLYEGGVTLPTNFLSKIAPLPVIKEILRTDGEQFLKYPPPKVMQVDKSAWMTDEEFARETIAGVNPNVIKILEEFPPRSKLDTQAYGDHTSIITKEHLEPNLGGLTVEQAIHSKKLFVLDHHDYLIPYLRKINQSTTKTYATRTIFFLKSGGTLAPLAIELSKPHPQGDNHGPVSEVYVPSYEGVEAYIWLLAKAYVVVNDSCYHQLISHWLNTHAVVEPFVIATNRQLSVLHPVYKLLFPHYRDTMNINSLTRKALVNENGIIEKTYLWGRYALELSVVIYKDWSFHDQALPNDLLKRGVAVKDPSAPHGIKLLIEDYPYASDGLEIWDAIKSWVAEYVVFYYKSDEAIQKDPELQAWWKELVEVGHSDLKDKPWWPKLHTSEELIEISTTLIWIASALHAAVNFGQYPYGGLILNRPTISRRFMPEKGSAEYVALGKNPEKEFLKTITGKQETLIDLTIIKILSRHTSDEFYLGERDGGDYWTSDAGPLEAFKRFGKKLAEIEQKLVQKNNNESLRNRTGPAKMPYTLLYPSSEEGLTFRGIPNSISI from the exons ATGTTCGGAATCCTGGGAGGCAAGGGTCACAAGATAAAAGGGCGTTTGGTGATTATGCGAAAGAATGTGTTAGATATCAACAGTCTGACAAGTGTTAAGGGTGTCGTCGGAACAGGAATCAACATCATCGGTGGTGTAGTTGATACTGTCACTGCTTTTGCTTCTCACATCTCCATTCAGCTCATTAGTGCTACTAAAGCTGATG GACATGGGAATGGAAAGGTTGGAAAGGCTACAAATTTGAGAGGACAAGTATCATTGCCAACGTTGGGAGCGGGAGAAGATGCATATGATGTTGAGTTTGACTGGGATAGTGATTTTGGAATTCCTGGcgcattttatattaaaaactttatgCAAGTTGAGTTTTATCTCAAGTCCCTAACTCTCGAAGACATTCCTAACAACTATGGAACCATTCACTTTCTATGTAACTCCTGGGTTTACAATTCCAAAGTCTACAACACTGATCGTATTTTCTTCGCCAACAAC ACATATGTTACTAGCGAGACACCACCCCTACTTGTGAAATACAGAGAAGAAGAATTGAAGGTTGTAAGAGGCAATGGAACTGGAGAACGAAAGGAATGGGATAGAGTTTATGATTATGATGTCTACAATGACTTGGGCGACCCAGATAAAGGTGAAGCTCATGCTCGTCCTGTTCTTGGAGGTTCTTCTACCTTGCCTTACCCTCGTAGAGGAAGAACCGAAAGAGGCAAAACTAAAAAAG ATCCTAACAGTGAGAAGCCCAGCGACTTTGTTTACCTTCCAAGAGACGAAGCATTTGGTCACTTGAAGTCATCTGATTTTCTCACTTATGGATTGAAATCTGTAGTCCAAGATGTGTTGCCTGTACTGACTGATGCATTTGATGGAAATGTTTTGAGCCTTGAGTTTGATAATTTCGCTGAAGTGCGCAAGCTTTATGAAGGTGGAGTTACGTTGCCTACAAACTTTCTTAGCAAGATCGCTCCTTTACCTGTCATTAAGGAAATTCTTCGAACTGATGGTGAACAGTTTCTTAAGTATCCACCACCTAAAGTCATGCAAG TGGATAAGTCTGCATGGATGACCGATGAAGAATTTGCAAGGGAAACCATTGCTGGTGTTAATCCTAATGTGATTAAGATTCTTGAG GAGTTTCCACCACGAAGCAAGCTAGATACTCAAGCCTACGGTGATCACACTTCCATTATAACAAAAGAACATTTGGAGCCTAACTTGGGTGGGCTCACTGTTGAGCAG GCAATCCATAGCAAGAAGTTGTTCGTTTTGGATCACCATGACTATCTCATTCCATATTTGAGGAAAATAAATCAATCTACCACAAAGACTTATGCCACAAGAaccatatttttcttgaaaagcGGTGGAACTTTGGCACCATTGGCCATCGAGTTAAGCAAGCCGCATCCTCAAGGCGACAACCATGGTCCTGTTAGTGAAGTCTATGTTCCTTCGTACGAGGGTGTCGAAGCTTACATTTGGCTATTGGCAAAGGCTTATGTCGTTGTGAATGACTCATGCTACCATCAACTTATTAGCCACTG GCTAAACACTCATGCAGTGGTTGAACCATTCGTCATAGCAACAAATAGGCAACTGAGTGTGCTTCACCCTGTTTACAAACTCTTGTTTCCCCACTATCGTGACACCATGAACATTAATTCGCTTACTCGGAAGGCCTTGGTCAATGAAAACGGTATTATAGAGAAAACATACTTATGGGGTAGATATGCTTTGGAACTGTCTGTTGTGATATATAAGGATTGGTCTTTCCACGATCAAGCATTACCTAATGATCTCCTCAAGAG AGGAGTTGCAGTTAAGGATCCATCTGCTCCCCACGGTATTAAGCTTTTGATTGAGGATTATCCTTATGCTTCTGATGGGCTGGAGATATGGGATGCCATCAAGTCGTGGGTGGCAGAGTATGTCGTATTCTACTACAAGTCAGATGAGGCAATTCAAAAAGACCCTGAACTTCAAGCTTGGTGGAAAGAACTTGTTGAAGTGGGTCACAGTGATTTGAAAGATAAGCCATGGTGGCCAAAGTTGCATACTTCTGAAGAGTTGATTGAAATCTCTACTACCCTGATATGGATAGCTTCAGCTCTTCACGCTGCTGTTAACTTTGGACAATATCCATATGGTGGTTTGATCCTTAACAGGCCAACTATTAGCAGAAGATTCATGCCTGAAAAAGGGTCTGCTGAGTATGTTGCATTGGGTAAGAACCCTGAGAAGgagtttttgaaaactattaCCGGAAAGCAGGAGACCCTTATTGACCTTACGATTATAAAGATCTTGTCAAGGCACACATCTGATGAGTTCTATCTTGGAGAGAGAGATGGTGGTGACTATTGGACTTCTGATGCTGGGCCATTAGAGGCTTTTAAGAGGTTTGGGAAGAAGCTTGCAGAGATTGAACAGAAGCTTGTACAGAAGAATAACAATGAGTCATTGAGAAACCGCACTGGACCGGCTAAAATGCCTTATACTCTGCTCTATCCTTCAAGTGAGGAAGGCTTGACTTTCAGAGGAATTCCCAACAGTATCTCCATCTAA